The genomic region TCCCTTCATACTCCCGATAGAAAAGAGGAATACGATTATCACGGGACACCAAAAGTGCAACCCCGACCTGCCGCAACCAATTCCGGCCCGCTTTGTTTTTACCACGCTTCGCCAAGTCGGACTCCGACTCACTGGCCATGAAGGTGTAATAGTTTGTCGTGTCGAACATGAAACAATCCGAGGACAGGGGCTCCAGTTCCGCCAATATACGAAAAAACCTTGTAGCAATCTCTTCTATTTGTTTTCCATCAACCCGGTCCCACTTCTTCCAAAAACGCTGTGAGGTCAGGGCATCAATGTCTGTAGGCCGAATCTGCTGAATGGCTGTTAATTTATACCATTCAACCAAGGCACGTTTTGAACAAGTATCAACCATCCGGTTCAATATGGCGTAAAGAAAATACTCGCCTACGGAAGGTCCGGTTTCCCTTACCCCTTTCGGAATAATCGTATTAACAAGACTGGAAAACCCCACTTCACGCTCAATGAGGTTGCCAAGCCATAATGCGCCGAATTCCTGCACCTGAATTTTGGAACAAACCGTGCCCGGCCCGGTGGCCATCTTGAGAATCCGTTCAGGTGAGCCGAGATACACCTGATTAACGATTTTAGGCTTGCCGTTAACCCTGGCGGATTCCCTGACATAGTAATAGGGTCTTCCCTTTTTCATTTTTTTGTGTAAGTGCGCCATGCCCACACCATAATAGTAGGGTCTTGCATAGTCAAGAAAAAAATGCATAATTTACCAGGATAACTTGATTTTTTTAGGGGGGAATAAGGGTGCGCCGAGGGGTCTTACAGTAGATTGGCAGATAATTTGTTGAAATTATTGAATAAAATTGATAAAAAGAGAATTAACGGTTAAACTCCTGTTAAAAAAGGCCGGATCCCTGAATACCCTGTAAATGGCCTTTCCCGCATTGTCCGGTCCGAAGGATAGACAAAAGGTGGCATGGATACCATGACGTGCCAGGATCTCAAGGAGAACAGGGACCCCATGGCGCATTCCGTCATGGGTATCCACGTCCACCTTCAAGACCAGGGTGCCATATCCTCCTTCATAGCTCATCCGGACGGCCCAATTCCTCCACGACTATCTGCCGGTTCCGGACATAGGCGCTTATGGTCCGGCGCAATGCCTCCCTGAGATCGATTTTTGGCTCCCATCCCAGTATTTCTCTGGCAGAGGTTATGTCCGGTACCCGATAGCCCACATCCTGGTAATCCGGCCCGTAATAGGTCTCGGCGGAGATATCCCTCAGCTCCGCCCGTTCTGCCAGGTGGGTGAAGGCCGGAAATTCTCCCAGAACCTCGATCATCATCTCGGCAAGTTCCCTTATGGAGTGGTCATTATTGGGATTGCCGAGGTCTGGGCAGATTCAGGTAAAAGAGTACATTGGGCGAGACCTTGCGGAAAAAGGCCACTTGTTCCGGATCGACGCCTGCGAGCCGTTTCTTGAGCTCCAAGGAAAAGGGACGTTCCGTGCGGTAAATTTCGAGGGCCTTCACTTGCCAGCAAAAAAAGACTGCCATGAATACTGCTACTGCGGCCACGAGGGGTGCAACAGGTCCGGCGGTTCCGAGAACGGCATGGAACAGGCCGGAGCGCCATAAGGAAACCGCTAAGAGCCCGAACACGGTGAGGCCGCAGACCAGCGTAGCCACCTTCAGGCCCTGAGGGGCCACAAACCCAATGCGATCCATGAGGACAGGCCAGATCACCGGGCTTGCAATATAAATAGAGGCCAAGACAGCCAGCAAGCCAGCCTGGATGCGAAGGCCCCAGCGCTTGAAGATCATTAAGGCCGGCAAGGGCACTGAATCTGTCCGGAGAAAGACCGCTGTCCAGAGGGCACAGAGGGGCAAGATCGGAAGTATGTAATAGCTCCGCCTCGACCCGGATGCAGTAAAGAACAGGAAGACCAGTAACGCGGCCTTTATCAGCCACCTTGTCCGGCTGTCCAGGTCCTCCCAGCCACTGGCCATCCCTGCGCAGGCCGCCAGGAACAGCGGCGTCCACGGCAGAAAGAGTATGGGAAGATAGTAAAAATAGTAATAAAAAGGCTCCTTGTGATCAAAGGGCTGGAAAAACCGCTGGATGTTTTCCTGGAAGACCAGGGCAAGGCCGCTTGCCTGGTAATCGGTACGTGTAATGGATGCATATATAAATGGGGCGAGATATATACAACCTGCCAGGGCCATGGCCAAAAAGTGCGATGGCCTCAATACCGTCCGCCAGCGGCCTTTCGCAAGGACATCGGGTAACACCGCAAGGACCGGGACAACAAAGGCTGTGAGCCCCTTTGTGAGGGACCCGATAAAGGCGATAAGATAGAAGACGAAAAATGCGCTGAAATTTGGCTGGTCTCGCCTGGCCCAGTACCAGGCCAGGGCAAGAGTGACAGCAGCCACGTTCTCCATGTCGGCAGTGCCCGCCCTGCTCCAGAACAGAAAGCTATAGGTTGTAAGGAGGACCCACCCGGCCGTCCTCCCGACCTCGGCTGACCAGAGCCGCCTGCCCAGATAAACCGTGGCCCAAAGGGCCAGAAGACCAGAGATGGCACTGGGGAGCCGGACCGTCCACTCGTCCAGTCGCCCGGTGAGGGTCGAGATCAGGGCGATAAGCCAGTAGGTCAGCAAGGGCTTGTCGAAATAAGGCTCGCCGTTGATGGTGGGGTGGAAGAAATCACCGGTCAGAAACATCTCTCTCGTGACCTCTGCCCATCTACCCTCGGCAGTCCAGAGGCCTCTTTCTCCCAACGTCCAGAAAAGCAGTAAGACTGCGAACAGTGCAAGCAGGATATCTGCCCTTACCACCCTGTCCCTATTATTTACGAAGCACATCACCAAGTATGTATGGCGGACGTTTACGCACGGACTGAAAGATCCGTCCTATGTATTCACCAAGGAGTCCGAAT from Deltaproteobacteria bacterium harbors:
- a CDS encoding transposase, with the protein product MHFFLDYARPYYYGVGMAHLHKKMKKGRPYYYVRESARVNGKPKIVNQVYLGSPERILKMATGPGTVCSKIQVQEFGALWLGNLIEREVGFSSLVNTIIPKGVRETGPSVGEYFLYAILNRMVDTCSKRALVEWYKLTAIQQIRPTDIDALTSQRFWKKWDRVDGKQIEEIATRFFRILAELEPLSSDCFMFDTTNYYTFMASESESDLAKRGKNKAGRNWLRQVGVALLVSRDNRIPLFYREYEG
- a CDS encoding dolichyl-phosphate-mannose--protein mannosyltransferase, with amino-acid sequence MCFVNNRDRVVRADILLALFAVLLLFWTLGERGLWTAEGRWAEVTREMFLTGDFFHPTINGEPYFDKPLLTYWLIALISTLTGRLDEWTVRLPSAISGLLALWATVYLGRRLWSAEVGRTAGWVLLTTYSFLFWSRAGTADMENVAAVTLALAWYWARRDQPNFSAFFVFYLIAFIGSLTKGLTAFVVPVLAVLPDVLAKGRWRTVLRPSHFLAMALAGCIYLAPFIYASITRTDYQASGLALVFQENIQRFFQPFDHKEPFYYYFYYLPILFLPWTPLFLAACAGMASGWEDLDSRTRWLIKAALLVFLFFTASGSRRSYYILPILPLCALWTAVFLRTDSVPLPALMIFKRWGLRIQAGLLAVLASIYIASPVIWPVLMDRIGFVAPQGLKVATLVCGLTVFGLLAVSLWRSGLFHAVLGTAGPVAPLVAAVAVFMAVFFCWQVKALEIYRTERPFSLELKKRLAGVDPEQVAFFRKVSPNVLFYLNLPRPRQSQ